The DNA segment TAACTTCGGCGAATGTGAGGTGCTGAGCTTCCACGCTACAAAATTTTTTAACACGTTTGAGGGGGGTGCTGTACTGACCAACAACGGCGAACTGGCGGAACAGATGCGCCTGATGCGAAATTTTGGGTTTGCGGGGATGGATAGAGTCATCTACCCGGGCACCAATGGGAAGATGATCGAAATCGCCGCTGCCATGGGATTGGTCAACCTGGAACGTGTTCAACGTGTCATCGATACCAATAAATATAACCACAATGCGTATCGGGACGCTGTTTCCGACATTCCTTTCCTGTCAGTAATGCCCTACGACAATCAGGAACACAACAATTACCAGTATGTTGTCATGGAACTCAGTCCCGAAGCGCCGATCCGCAGGGACGACTTGGTGCGCGCGCTGCATGCGGAAAACATACTGGTGCGTAAATACTTCTGGCCAGGATGCCACAAGATGAAGCCGTTCGTGGATCTATATCCGCATGCCGGCTTGTTGCTGCCCAATACAGAGAAGGTTGCCGAGCGGGTGGTGGTGTTTCCAACAGGCACCACTATCCAGCGCGCAGATATCGACGCCATAGCAGGCTTGTTGCGACTTTTGTTCGAGGGTTCGTGATGAAAGTTGCCATAATGCAACCCTATCTCTTTCCATATATAGGGTATTTTCAGCTCATCGGCGCCGTTGACCAGTTCGTGATCCA comes from the Chromatiaceae bacterium genome and includes:
- a CDS encoding DegT/DnrJ/EryC1/StrS family aminotransferase, with product MKTIRSSADLAINGAPPAYDEPLHVGRPNIGSKERFLQLVEQMFERRWLTNNGPLVQEFEGQIAAYHGVQHCVAMCNGTIALEIAIRALGLEGEVIVPSYTFIATAHALHWQAITPVFADIDPATHTLDPAAVRRMITPRTTGIIGVHTWGHTADTEGLQEIADDYGLKVIYDAAHAFGCSRKGALVGNFGECEVLSFHATKFFNTFEGGAVLTNNGELAEQMRLMRNFGFAGMDRVIYPGTNGKMIEIAAAMGLVNLERVQRVIDTNKYNHNAYRDAVSDIPFLSVMPYDNQEHNNYQYVVMELSPEAPIRRDDLVRALHAENILVRKYFWPGCHKMKPFVDLYPHAGLLLPNTEKVAERVVVFPTGTTIQRADIDAIAGLLRLLFEGS